The nucleotide sequence AAGAAGGCCGATATCCACCAACCGCAGGATCTCAAAGGAAAACGGGTCGGATCTGGGCAGTTTCAGATGTCGATCGCGGTATGGGCGCGGGGGATTCTGCAGCACGAATACGGCGTAGATCCGCGAGAGGTGCACTGGTACACCGGCCGGGCGGAGGTGGGGCTCGACCTGTCCCCCGAGATGCGGGTGACGCTTTTTCCTCCGGGCAAGTTGTTGCCGGATCGGCTCGAGGATGGCGAGATCGACGCCCTGATCGCCCCCACCATACCACCAAAGTTTCGTGGCGATCATCCCCACGTCCGCCGACTCTTTCCTGACCCGAAAGCCGTGGAGCGCGAGTATTATCAGCGGACCCGGATTTTTCCCATCCTGCACCTGGTTGTCATCAAGCAGGAGATCTATGACAAACATCCGTGGGTTGCGTCGAGCCTGTATCGCGCGTTCGTGCAAGCCAAGGAGATCTGCTATCGGGATCTGAGCGATACTCTAGAGCGATTGCGTTACACAGTCCCATGGTTGGATACTCATGTGGAGGAGCTCTGGAAAATCATGGGGCAGGACTTCTGGCCATACGGCCTCAAGGCAAACCAGCATGTCCTTGAGACCTACGTCCAATACCTCTCCGAACAGCACCTCATCGGTAGGAAGCCCGCGTTTGAGGAGCTGTTTGCCCGCAACGCCTTGGACTGATCCTCACCCGACAGACCAATTCCCATGATCGAGTAGAGGAACG is from Candidatus Methylomirabilota bacterium and encodes:
- a CDS encoding ABC transporter substrate-binding protein — translated: MSKLPLTLACLDYDRVKPLMLRTVEPAGIDLNVLPYSPDHSVWPMVRYQEFDASEMTLGTYTVLRTRGEAPYIAIPVFLSRGFPHGAIFVHKKADIHQPQDLKGKRVGSGQFQMSIAVWARGILQHEYGVDPREVHWYTGRAEVGLDLSPEMRVTLFPPGKLLPDRLEDGEIDALIAPTIPPKFRGDHPHVRRLFPDPKAVEREYYQRTRIFPILHLVVIKQEIYDKHPWVASSLYRAFVQAKEICYRDLSDTLERLRYTVPWLDTHVEELWKIMGQDFWPYGLKANQHVLETYVQYLSEQHLIGRKPAFEELFARNALD